The genomic window atttcaagaacatttctattttattctatttctattttatttgggTAATGAAGcaattatttttgttgatgaaaggttcatttacaCATTAAggaccaattcatttattttccttatAAATGACAGAGGCCACTTTTTGGTTTATATTTGGCACACAAAATTCACTTctaaaaatttgttatttttaatatattacagttaagtATATGGTGCTTGTTTGcacagttttgaaaataaaaacagacacctttggcacaggtaCAAATTCTGCCTCAattattcaatcaaaaatgctgaagcgtgaggtgggggtacttggctaaaaaatatgtcagggggtactccactgtaaaaacttTGAGGACCACTGACAAATCAAACATTAACACAAGAAGAAAAGTAATCTGGATCTATGTTTCAGGCAAAGTATAAACCATCCGGGAGCCATGTTTATGAGAACGGTGACATGAAACGGTGAAATGATGAAGGTCTGAGGATGAGTCAGGTGGTTTACCCACACAAATAACAACAGATTTCATTGTAAATTACTAATTTATGTATGGTTTAATAACCTGTAATAACAATATTTGAGTTAGCACATATGAAAGCGCCCTTTTCTGGTGTTGATCCTCCTCCAACCAAGATCAGCTACTTATAAGGAAGTGGCACTAATGCATGGATTGATGAATGATTTACACAAACGTACAATGAACCTGAGTGCTCAGAATTCAACCTGAACTATTATCGTAAAAACAAGAACAGGAATAGTGAATTTGTAGAGATGCATTGTGTGTGACCAGGTTAAAATACTGTATGCCACTATTTCAGTTGCACAAGTGtccttttttcactttcataacATGATTTTTTTGGGTGGACAGTTTAGTGCATGAAAGAGGAAGAGGTTCATATACATGGACATGAAAGCACTGGATCGAACACAGACATAAGATAGTTTTAACCAAAGCTCCAGTACAGGTTGTTGTCCTTAAAGGTGAACAGCCACAGTGGGAAAACTGGGAGTGATGGCATCAGCCTGGACGTCACGGAGAACAACTGCAATGGTCATCATTACTGCACTTCAGTTCCAAGGTGGGACAAAGGTTCATCTAAAACGTTTTACTTTCTGTATCACAGTGAGTGGTTGATCAGTAATTCACTGCTGTTAGACTTAATTTTCTCTTACAAAATTTGTTCTGGGCCTGAAACCTGAAAGTACAGCACTAAGACCAATGATGTAGTGATGTGGTATTACCCTTCCATGTTTAGTTTCTCCATTTAAGCTCAATTTaataaaatccacaaaaaaagaCTATTATCCTGTTCATTCAGTCACAATTATTTTGCCACTAATACACTATATACTGTGtcatatattgttttgttttcttttttacagcTCTGATCAGTGTCGAAACTATGACTGTTACCAGTGTGGAGGGTCAGAGTTTTGACTTCATTTGTAAATATCCAGCTGAAATGCGGTCAAATGCTAAGTATTTTTGCGTTGAAGATGGCCAAATGTGCAGTACAGtcctgataaaaacagataaacacaACAACTGGACAAGAGATGGACGTTTCTCATTGTATGACAACATTACTGGGGCCTTCTTCCTGGTCCGGGTGGACAAGCTCATGTTGCAGGACAGTAGGAAGTACTGGTGTGGTGTGGATGTCGACTCTCACCCTGATCATATTAGTATCATACAACTAAATGTCTCTCAAGGTTTGTCACTACATTTGatcacagtttcagtttcacagtttttatATTATGAAATTCTAGTGTTTGTAAGTACATAATATAATGTTCAcaataaagcagtggttcccagccttttttggctcatgaccccattttaacatcgcaaatttctggcgaccccagacattcaaaacaaagactttgttttttttggctaaaattaatttgtttttgatcatgtaatagtttgccatgctatgttgcaaataaacattaattttagacaacatttaggctatataatgtatattattatggacggaagcagaaaagtcaggtgtagattactgcacaaagtgagacttttattttccttggtcaggatatgtacagtcagcccagcttggatttacaaggctgacaattaatactgaacaaacaataactcaaactatgaattatgaaagagctgcagcatctgaaaccgaccacaatgaacatttgaaagataaactaccacagtgcttcagtttcagcttcacagtttgtcatgtcttttatggattatgattgtctctgtcaactcaccatacatttttatgagtaaattgtttttttttttttaaatcaattactagaaatttcaggcgaccccatgtggggtcccgaccccaaggttgaaaaacactgcaagaaAGGCTCTGTAGAGTTTTCAGACCGAGAGTGTATTTTAATAAGAACTAACTCATCATGGTTGAAGATTTAACTCAACAGTTCAGTATGTTGTTGCTAAATAAATAGTATTTGCTTGTAACTTGTCTTAGTACACTCAGAAAATCCCACAGCTGATAGTTGAGAGCTCTGACAGCTTTATTCTTGTCCACCGTTTCCCATAAAGTtagataaaatatttttaccttaattacttattcttgatagataatgtaactgggactcagtatgttagTGTTGCACTTGGttgaaggtgattactgatgttcataaataggaataaaatgaagaatatggctgaaaactaaattattccaactgcATGGGCAACAATTTAGTATTATAATTTGGTCCACATGTTAATTTCCTTCTAAACCCCTCATGCTTTACATGAGGGTTACATTTCCCACATGTTCCTCATTTCTGAACTTTGAGTTTCCCTGATAATGCAACTACATATAGGTTATTACTGACCATTAAAgcagtatatacatttttttctatgTGCATAAAACTTGAATTAGTATATTTTGCTCTTGTTCAACAGAATGCAGCCCAGTAAACCTCTCACATCGCAGTAAGTATATGTATGActatgctatatatatatatatatatatatatatatatatatatatatatatatatatatatatatatatatatatatatatatatatatatatatatatatatatatatatatatatatgtcgaaaTAGGATCATTGCATATGACTATAAATGGTTTACGTATCTCTCTTCTCAGCCACTGATGAACCAACACATCATAACATCATAGTGGACAGTGAGTAATATGCATGTGTACAGTCAAATATGGTATGTGTGAGTTTGTTGATCTTAATTTGTTGCTTTCACTTTCAGAGCACAACCTCCCCTTGTTCCTGACCGCCGTGATGTGTGTCGCAGCGCTTCTGTTTGTATTTCTGTTCACCCTTTGTCTGCTGCTGGTTGTCAACAAACGAAGATCGAGCAGACAGGTTAGGCCATGAAATAAGCCTTTTCACCCACTACCATAACTGTTCTGTTAAACCATAAAGactcagcgttacttttgtgccACTTCCCAAATGTTAATATTAATCTTaactgatttaacaccatttattttaatattatgctctgtattttgcattttaaagtataaatcaggtattgttTTAAACAGTCGCCGAAAAAATTACTAGGCCACCcctcattttcttcaatttcttgttcattttcgtGCATGgtacaactaatttgtttggacaaatatgataacaacaaaaataagtcataagagtttaatttcagagctgatatctagccattttccatgttttcttgacaatacCCAAAATTACTtaggttcttacatcaatagctatagcattttactgacaaaaacagtgcttttaggcattccatgttttcttttttgtctgtgttagtcacatgatgcacacaggagttagtacttgattgcataaccattgtttttgatgacttttgatggtctaataattttttctgcaactgtatttaattaatgtgttgacccatggggatccacgggttctagatgtggtagtttttatgttattaagtactcgtgcatgctgtaccgcatttgtccaacagtcaccgccaaagcattctgggtagagcaatgtgattgtaaggctattgtattccaaaattactaatttcTCCCCAAATTTTCATCTTattaacttgccattttcacttgtctcttccttgaccaaaaatacatagatctgtcaaactgcagcagtcagctctttccagatttgtGTGAGTtataatcatgtagatgtccataaaagctcagactaaagtcttctacaactttgattcaccagtaaaacccatggagtttaataaacagcagtgaatggagacacttgttttatgttcagttaatgatagattttactgaaaaagtcactttttctttagttttctctgtttctgatataataaccctcaactttaatctgaggttttatggacatctacattatcattgaattaaatacagggaaataccagattttcactgaaaaaattcaaaatacagaggataatattataataaatggtaataaatcacttatgtaaagattaaatagagagaaaaaaatcatttgggaactgacacaaatgtagcactgggtctttctgggttaaacatttttgattagtagatgattttggtcgtccgtggatgtttggttctttatgggtttattCAACTGTATGTAAACGTAAAGATACTCTGGTCTCTAAAGCCACAGATGTCGACTGACTATGTGACAATGATGCCTGGTGTGAGACCTGAACCGGAACACCGCTGCAGATGTTCGTTTCCGGACCGGATAGATCTTTCAGATTTTCCACCCCCGCCTCCTGACCTTTGCTTCCACTTCACATCAAAGCAACGGGAGTCCACTGTCACCCTTGGTGTTGAAGAATACGTAGACGTGGATGTATCAGAGCGGCTCTGCCAGTACCAACATCTAGATCTGGGTCGGTCAGAGGAGCACGTCTATCACAGTCTTCATGGAAACACTGGCCCTAAAGACAGAGCCAGAGTCAAAGAGTAGTTCATGCTCACAAGTTCAGAGTCAGATTTCAGTAGCTACAGAATCAGAGATGATTACTTTGAGACAACAAAGGAGGCTGAACTTCCCCTAACGCTTCAAATGAATGGGCAGAATTGCAcagttgaatttacaataaagatccaaattacatttaaattaaaattatgcacttaattttatggctatgttgttctggtcagctgtttatTGTTTTGCTTTCTGACGCAAATTCCCCGATACATTCTGATATCAGTAGCCCACACTTTTGAATTCCCACTGACATCGAGCATCAGTGGGTTGTCTATGAGGCAGCaccaagctgttttttttcactgcagggaTGCATGGTGGTCATTGGCTAAATACATAAAATCATGCCACCCAAAACCCTCTCACAGATGTTCAGCATTTCTGGGAGTGAATGGGTCAGTCAGCAGGCCAGGACGCTGGACTTTGGACGTTGGATTGGATGAACTGTTCAACAGAGCAGGTATTGGTCCGAAAGGATGAAGCCGTTTTGACTGACAGCGATGTTGAAACATACTGGCATCGGAGCACGTTGGAGCTCAAACCCATGCGGATATCAATGGAAGAGAGGATGTTTGCCAAAGTGCTGTCCAAACTGTGTCTCTGTGTTTGTTTAAAAGACACAGCTGGACAGTGCAATGCCTCAGCTTTACTTTGGTGAAACAATATGGTctacatcagctgaagagaaaCAGGGCCAAGTCATAcacctgcaagtgtgtgttgctgtggttttatggcATAGATGAAGCATAACAGCCTCAGTTAAgcattccttttttttaaaaaattgcttTGCTGTAATACGACAAGTTTCATGATGGAGCTGTAAGATGAACTTCAtctgttttaaagaccagcagctGCCACTGCACAGAATGCaaccaaattaaaggaaaatgtgTCACAATTTTAAAGGAAGTTTGAGAAGactgaaaaaagaaaacccaAATATATTCAAGTTTCCATCCACTACAGTCAAATATTAAGAGCTATTTTTTTCATCATTGGGTTAAAATATTTACCCATTAAAATGGTGTTTCACTCAGTAATATACAAGTTATTGATTGAGGAGCTGATAAATGTATGAGATGTAATATTTGTTTGTGCACATCATTATACATGGTggcatttcattacttttttccaTCTATTATagcatttttgtctgtttcttgcactgaaacaaagaatcCTGCTGTCTCCTTATTAGTCCACACATGGAGACACACAGTTATTTACTAAATCTGTTTCTATTCCATTTATTTTCATTGCCTTAGCAACAATAGTGCAAATAAAAAGAGCTATATAGAAAAGCACCTAATGGTTGGTCTGTCCATATTAACTCtgatctctgtgtgtgtgtgtgtgtgtgtgtgtgggggggggtccaTTTTAGTCTACTTAAGAAACATTGTGGACTCTAGGTGAGATATGGTTCATTGTGGGGTGATTATACTAATGAAAATGCACTTATGAAAGTGTTAATTCATTTCAGGAGCTACACTCCACCCTCAGaaagtatatactgtatatgattaGTTGCTGGAGGAACAATGGTgttatctgtttgtctgtgaactgttgttttgaagccagtagtttgtgattttgTTGTTGCCAAGGTGCTATTTTGAAGCCAGACGTGACTATATATGGACAAAGGGGTCAAAAGTGAACTAATGCTTCGCACTATCTTACAAACTcagtcattttacagttttattagtggtccctattaaccacaactacctTTAGGTGTctggagagaaaaaaatgtgacttaaaCAAACTGAAAGTACAAAGGTCTGACTCAACAAGCAAGCAAGCTGATATATAGACCTGCCAATAAAAGACTGATATGGAAGACATTAAATTGTATATGCCCTGAGATCTGATAAATGGAAAAAGGGGGCCAGAAGAGAGAAGTTCAGCCTAAGTCTATAGATACAGTCGGCAACAACGGGAGTGCCCACAAACATCACATCCGGTTAGAGCTGAAGGGGAATAAAAACGGTCTCTGCCATTATTCACAATGCAGAAGAGTTGCTGTGGGCCAGAAAAATCAccaaataaagatttaagtttttCCGAATAATAAAATGAAACCACAAAGCAGGACAAAATGACCTCAAGCTATCAAAAGAGAGGACGAGTTCAGAATATTATGGGACCCAACAACTAAATGTGTATGTCTCCAGTGAGCGCGTCATTTCAGGTCAGTTTAATGTAATGTGAACCATTTCCAAACAATCGTAGACTATGTCAGTGGTATCAGCAATATTAGATTAATTGTTTAAATGCTAGTGAATTTTGTATGTCATTTGTGTAGATTTCCTCATaacatgtacaaaaatacacattcagtacctaagtagaagtacagatacttgtgtacaaaaatctggtaaaagtagaactattgattaaagttctttactgagtatggtatatggaaaaaaaaaagtgctggctCAGAAATGTACTCTAAACATAAAATCAAAGCCCcctgaaggacatttctattgcctgtttctgtgcaaagctaaaataacctcacatcatattggaccaaaaacaacattaattaacattaattcatctatttaatgtcaggtactgaaattatgttaagtttAATTCATCATATCTGTAGTAAAATTGATACAGTCCCTTACGAGGTGACTCCATTAAGTAGCAGAAGATGTGTGTAAATGAAACTTCAGACCACAGGATCGGATCATTCGCCCAGTCTTTTAAAATGTATGGACAACAATCCAACCCCAGTGGATTTAATTCTTTAATATATCGATCCTCGTCAGAAGGCAATAGCGACTCAAAGTATGTCATGACAACTTGTTAGCGTTAGCAAAACAAGTTTACATTCCGCGTTTTTACGTTACAGTGGACTGGGGATTGTTTTCCCCCTTAGGTTTACCCACCCCCAGCTGTGATGTCGTTCCCAACTGTATCGAGGACTCAGGGCTTCTCGCAGCTGaccctagtggccatcagtggtattacaactttaagatactccTGCATTTTGGAGCAGAGGTCCTTAACCCCTGGATCCCTTGAAACCTTACACACTGAAGTTTAGACTTTTAGATGTtgactactactaatattatcTTGTTAACGATGATAACAGTAAATATTAAAGTAATTGCACATGAACTTGGAAGGCAagccaaggcaaggcaagtttatttgtatagcacatttcagcaacaaggcaattccaggtgcttcacacaggacattgaaatataacgacaagggaaaaagaaacacatttaaaacattataaaagaaacatgtaaagggtgattaaaaacagcaagcaagaaaacaacacataaaacccaaaaaatataaaaataaacacatattAAAATAAGAGTTGCAGTGAAGAGTTTCAAAGgagaatataaatttaaaaagtaaaaagccttttagtcaaaggtggcagtgaa from Sphaeramia orbicularis chromosome 1, fSphaOr1.1, whole genome shotgun sequence includes these protein-coding regions:
- the LOC115426786 gene encoding uncharacterized protein LOC115426786, with translation MASAWTSRRTTAMVIITALQFQALISVETMTVTSVEGQSFDFICKYPAEMRSNAKYFCVEDGQMCSTVLIKTDKHNNWTRDGRFSLYDNITGAFFLVRVDKLMLQDSRKYWCGVDVDSHPDHISIIQLNVSQECSPVNLSHRTTDEPTHHNIIVDKHNLPLFLTAVMCVAALLFVFLFTLCLLLVVNKRRSSRQPQMSTDYVTMMPGVRPEPEHRCRCSFPDRIDLSDFPPPPPDLCFHFTSKQRESTVTLGVEEYVDVDVSERLCQYQHLDLGRSEEHVYHSLHGNTGPKDRARVKE